The genomic window ATGGAATTCTTTGAATATATATTGTAAGTTGAACCTTTTCTGTATTGCTGAAATTTTTAGGCATATAGTTTTGGGATTATGCTGGTTTTTTTATGGTCACATATAATGTGAAAAGTCTAAATTTGTATCGATTGATCTAATCAAATTGTTTTTCTTAAACAACTTTTACCAGCTGCACTGTTGATAATGTGATCacatttgatatcatttttatttcaatggtttaaaaattttctttgtatGAAAGTGACTTCATTAACCTTATAGGCCTATTACATCATTAAAACAATCGGTATGGTATCACTATCAGAGGctacataaatattttaaccAACCAGTTACCTAATGATCAATAAAAGGGTGCTGTCAATACTTTTACGGTTGTCAAAAATTTGCTATACTTTTTGGTATGGAAGGTTGGCGATAAAGGATGCCGGTAGATGATGGTTTTCATGTTTGAAAACTTGAAAATTCCCCTTTGCTTTTTGTGATATATGCAGTTGAATTTCAGGTATTGGTGCTCGTTTGGCCCTGATGATCATAGGAAAGGTGGTGTTGTTCGTCCCAGCAGAAATTATGCTGTAAAACGGAAAACCCCCGCGGGCAGGCCAAATACAAAGAGAGGTTGTGTATGTCATTTCATTGTTAAGAGGTTAATAGCTGAACCAACTGTTGCACTTGTCATATATAATCAAGATAAGCATGTAGATAAGAGAGGATCGCCATGCCATGGTCCATCAGATAAAAAGGCTGCTGGAACCAGTGCAATGTTTGCACCTTACATCTCTGATGAGCTTCGTCTTCAAATTTTGTCTTTACTATTTGTTGGAATCCCTGTGGAGACCATAATGCAGAGGCACACTGAGATAGTGGAGAAGCAGGGTGGTCCTTGTAATAGGGATGATCTTCTTACCCACCGTTATGTCAGGAGGTTAGAGAGGAAGATCAGGCGCTCTACATATGAGCTGGACTCTGTTGATGATGCTAGTGTTGCACTGTGGGTTGAGAACCATCGTGAtcacattttcttttatgaGGATTTCTCTGATTCAGAACCATTTGTTTTGGGCATCCAAACAGAGTGGCAGCTTCAACAGATGATTCGTTTTGGAAATGGCAGTATTGTTGCATCTGACTCAAGGTTTGGAACAAACAAGTTAAAGGTCGGTTATGCTTACGTTTTCCCCCTGTGGTTGCTTTTAAGGTTGCTCTGCATGTTTAAAGCTGACCCtttcttttatcaatttttgTATAGTATCCCATCTATACTCTCCTTGTTTTTGGTTCAAATAACAATGCGATCCCTGTAGCATGGATCATAACTCCAAGCTTTGCTCGTGGCAAGATGCATAGGTGGTTGGGAGCACTCTATGACAGAGTACATACAAAGGATCCAACATGGAAATTGGGTGGTTTCATTATTGATGATCCTGCTGCTGATGTTCTTATGATCAGGTTTTGTACATCGCTGtacttttctttaattaaatttctgTCATTtgagagaaattaattttttagatgTCATTATATAATGCAGGGAGGTGTTTCAGTGCTCTGTTTTGATCAGCTTTTGGCGTGTGCGCCATGCTTGGcacaaaaaattaatagatagaTGTTCAGAAACAAATATATGTGCTGAGATGTCAAGGCGACTTGGAGAAGCAGTATCCCATGTTTGCAGAGGAACTGGTGATATGAAGGTATTTGAGGCTTTTATGGAGGATTTTGTTGACTGTTCGAGTTTCATGGATTACTTCAAGGCTGTATGGTTTCCTCGAATTGGTTAGTCTTTAGTGTTTGGCCTGACTCTTCTATCCCAAACCTTTTTTATTATGGtgatttaattgttaattgtttCCACTTTTTTTAGGGGCATGGGTTGATGTATTGAAGGCTCTTCCATTGGCTACCACAGAGGTCTCTGCAGCAATTGAGTGCTATCATCATTTACTCAAACTCAGGCTGTTGAATGAGAAGGATTCTAATATTTACCAGCGTGCAGATTGGCTTGTGGACAAATTGGGTACTAAGGTGCATTCTTATTACTGGTTAGATGAGTTCACTGGCAGGGAGAACTTTGCTCGGTACTGGAAAGATGAGTGGAAAAGCGGCTTAACATCATGGAGACGGGCATTGCAGATTCCTGACTCGGATGTCATTGTAGATGGAAAAATACGTGAAAGGTTATTAGCCGTAAAAGAGAAGGAAGGTGCATACAATTCTGAATCCAGGTTGCGAGTTTGCTATCTGTGATTGCCAATGGTCAAGGATGGGAAATCTTTGCAAGCATGTGATTAAGTCAACTAAAGTTTTTCGAGATAAGGGTTTAGCTGCACCTTCAACTAGTCTTTTTGAGTTTAATCAAGCCTTGACGAGTATTCTTCGACACCCGCCACATGATTCCTTGAGCCGTGATCATGCGATTGCTTTGGTTGTTTGCATTCAGTCTCAGTTAAATGGATTGTTCGATCTTGAAAAAGGTAGGACCACCTCTTCTACTTCAGTCCAAGCAGCTGCCAATTCTGAATTGTCCTCCTCTGATGAACCAATAGATGCTGATACAAATTTGATACATGAAAATCATTCTGTTTCAGAGAATGTTTGTGGGATGGGAGAAGTGGGATAGACTCTTTTCCAAGAGAGGATAGTGTTTTCTGTGGTGCTAATGTGGTTGTTGATGATAACTTATTACACCCTTCATAGTAAATATAGATTATTCTTATCGATGATGCGCTCCTAAGTTCCTaacatgaaataataatatctttGCAGATGTCTTTGTGGTAAGATTATTTTTTGGTAGTATGTTTTTGTTGGTTAGGATTATATTTTGCCTGTAAATTTTTCTTGTCTGTTCTATGTATATTCACTGTTTCTATTTGATGCCTATTTAATCCTAGTATTGGTACATTTCTCATGtcggatttgattgaaaattggcAGCAGTTGTTCGGTTCTTGATCTGTCTTGTTTTCTGTTTGTCgtgataataattaattagagcATAGGTTTATGCTGAGAAACGCTTTGTGATTTCTGGTAAACCCTAAAAAAAGCTTCAGGAAAGGTTTTCTGCCATTATAGGACAAAGTGGGAATTGTGACATTTTTGGTAGTTGAGCAGAATACTCCCCTTCGCTcctttttttatctatcatgaataaccgaatctcacataccaataaatcagttattttacaaatttttataaaaaatttgttatctttccaaaattatccctaatttatatctttacatTTCTCTCTAATATTTAATTCCaggaagagaattgaataaaatattagggtagtattggaaaaaaaataaatgtttcttgataataaaaaatgacagataaaaagaacatgggtttatgacagataaaaaggaacggagggagttgGTAAATTGTAGCACTGCTATTTACAAGGGGGGAACAAGGGGTGGGCGAATGGGCCatgtggtatatatatatatatatatatcacattaatgtataaaatataaaaaataatatttttagaaaaattatttgtgaaattttattattttgctcttccttttggtatttaataaattagttatttagtaataatttttaaaaaatttattacttgacaacttgattttctaaaaattagtatatatgttattaaaaaaatcagtaatatatttataaaaatctaatatttgtctcaattaatttttatttgtattttagagTGATTTTagtaataatgtttaaaaaatttattatttgacaacttgattttctaaaaattagtatatatgttattaaaaaaatcagtaatatatttataaaaatctaatattagtctcaattaaattttatttgtattttagagtgatttttagttttttaaaaacaaaaattttggccccctttaaaaaatttttctaGCTCCAGCCTTGGCTGTTTAACAACTTCAATTCGTTGGCTTCTGTTGGTTCCctatgttatttgatttttagagTAAAACTActgaatttttcatatttaaatgaagtttttgttattatttttttatagaagatAGCATAATTTTTTCTATTAGCTCAAAAACCATTCATGAATATAGAATTATGGTATTTGATAATACAATTGTTGTTATAATAAATGGATGTAGAGGCAGAACAGTTTGAGCTGTAGATTCACTTGTTCAGAAAGTGATTgtttatatagataaataaataaataaataaataattaattataattaattaattttaaatcaaaatcacgTATATCAATTATCAAATACAcgtcaaaattaaaata from Dioscorea cayenensis subsp. rotundata cultivar TDr96_F1 chromosome 9, TDr96_F1_v2_PseudoChromosome.rev07_lg8_w22 25.fasta, whole genome shotgun sequence includes these protein-coding regions:
- the LOC120269231 gene encoding LOW QUALITY PROTEIN: uncharacterized protein LOC120269231 (The sequence of the model RefSeq protein was modified relative to this genomic sequence to represent the inferred CDS: deleted 1 base in 1 codon; substituted 2 bases at 2 genomic stop codons) — translated: MFAPYISDELRLQILSLLFVGIPVETIMQRHTEIVEKQGGPCNRDDLLTHRYVRRLERKIRRSTYELDSVDDASVALWVENHRDHIFFYEDFSDSEPFVLGIQTEWQLQQMIRFGNGSIVASDSRFGTNKLKYPIYTLLVFGSNNNAIPVAWIITPSFARGKMHRWLGALYDRVHTKDPTWKLGGFIIDDPAADVLMIREVFQCSVLISFWRVRHAWHKKLIDRCSETNICAEMSRRLGEAVSHVCRGTGDMKVFEAFMEDFVDCSSFMDYFKAVWFPRIGAWVDVLKALPLATTEVSAAIECYHHLLKLRLLNEKDSNIYQRADWLVDKLGTKVHSYYWLDEFTGRENFARYWKDEWKSGLTSWRRALQIPDSDVIVDGKIRERLXPXKRRKVHTILNPGCEFAICDCQWSRMGNLCKHVIKSTKVFRDKGLAAPSTSLFEFNQALTSILRHPPHDSLSRDHAIALVVCIQSQLNGLFDLEKGRTTSSTSVQAAANSELSSSDEPIDADTNLIHENHSVSENVCGMGEVG